From the Micromonospora lupini genome, one window contains:
- a CDS encoding acyltransferase family protein, producing MIQELSLTESRPDGYDVDTRVRFRHRRRTEADPGTGRSPRAQWADAAKGVCIILVVGWHVVVKDYLRIDWHVGAPVPGLWGTLGEQFLPLRMPLFFTISGVFAANAVKRPWRTVARSRIAGFLYLYAVWLLIHSTVLALVPNFPTDRAASALGLLEQLTVTPSNLWYLYALALYFTLAKAARRLPRVLVVVPAAVLSAIAAAGLLATPGNRAGLYQNLVFFLAGLYLRPHIERWATTASRRRLVLTAVAYAVALAAMAAAGAQRWFGVWPVVSVVAVAFGITAAARLTRSPTFSDRLTTLGRTTLPVYVIHMPVLALLDRLLLDPVSGLDPVAQSLVVLGYPVLLTALVIGLSLAIHRGLLAVHARWLFALPAPRREATPAASHPVGAP from the coding sequence GTGATCCAAGAGCTGTCTCTCACCGAGTCGCGACCTGACGGGTACGACGTCGACACGCGCGTCCGGTTCCGTCACCGACGGCGCACCGAGGCCGACCCCGGCACCGGCCGGTCGCCCCGCGCGCAGTGGGCGGACGCCGCGAAGGGCGTCTGCATCATCCTCGTCGTCGGATGGCACGTCGTCGTCAAGGACTACCTGCGCATCGACTGGCATGTCGGCGCACCCGTGCCGGGACTGTGGGGCACGCTCGGCGAGCAGTTCCTGCCGCTGCGGATGCCGCTCTTCTTCACCATCTCCGGCGTCTTCGCGGCGAACGCCGTCAAGCGGCCCTGGCGGACCGTCGCCCGCAGCCGCATTGCCGGGTTCCTCTACCTGTACGCCGTGTGGCTGCTGATCCACAGCACGGTCCTCGCCCTGGTGCCGAACTTCCCAACCGACCGTGCCGCGTCCGCCCTCGGTCTGCTGGAACAGCTCACCGTCACGCCCTCCAACCTCTGGTACCTGTACGCACTGGCGCTCTACTTCACGCTCGCCAAGGCGGCCCGCCGACTGCCCCGGGTGCTTGTCGTCGTACCCGCGGCGGTGTTGTCCGCCATCGCGGCCGCCGGCCTGCTGGCCACGCCCGGCAACCGCGCGGGCCTCTACCAGAACCTGGTCTTCTTCCTCGCCGGCCTGTACCTGCGTCCGCACATCGAGCGGTGGGCTACGACGGCCAGCCGGCGACGACTCGTGCTGACGGCAGTGGCGTACGCCGTCGCGCTCGCCGCGATGGCGGCGGCCGGCGCCCAGCGGTGGTTCGGCGTGTGGCCTGTGGTGTCGGTCGTGGCGGTGGCGTTCGGCATCACCGCCGCCGCCCGCCTGACGCGGTCACCCACCTTCAGCGACCGACTGACCACGCTCGGGCGTACCACCCTGCCTGTCTACGTCATCCACATGCCGGTCCTGGCCCTGCTGGACCGGCTGCTGCTCGACCCGGTCTCCGGGTTGGACCCGGTCGCCCAGAGCCTGGTCGTGCTCGGCTACCCGGTCCTGCTGACCGCGCTCGTCATCGGCCTGAGCCTGGCCATCCATCGCGGGCTGCTGGCGGTGCACGCCCGCTGGCTGTTCGCGCTCCCCGCGCCCCGGCGCGAAGCGACCCCGGCAGCTTCCCACCCGGTGGGCGCCCCATGA
- the alr gene encoding alanine racemase, producing the protein MSALAEAVVDLGAIADNVRTVAAVTDTALMAVVKADGFGHGAVPVARAALRAGATWLGVTSAAEALALRGAGITAPTLSWLHRPNDDFDTLISAGVDVGVSTTTHLHAVADAALRLGVPATVQLKADTGLTRNGAGRDDWPDLVTWARKYEVEGGVRVRGVWSHLADADVPGTPGLARQVRTFSEALRLARGAGLDPDLVHLANSAAALSAPRTRFDLCRIGLALYGVDPFGALGRGAFGLRAALTLRTTVVNVKRVAAGTGVSYGPEYVTAAPTTLALLPLGYADGLPRATEGRAQVWLGGRRCPVVGRIAMDQCVVDAGDLPVAIGDPVVVLGPARDDTTATVGPPTVAEWASWAGTNPHEILTGIGARVGRDHLQERADVA; encoded by the coding sequence ATGAGCGCGCTGGCCGAGGCGGTGGTCGACCTCGGGGCGATCGCCGACAACGTGCGCACCGTCGCCGCGGTCACCGACACCGCGCTGATGGCTGTGGTGAAGGCGGACGGGTTCGGCCACGGGGCGGTGCCTGTCGCCCGGGCGGCGCTGCGCGCCGGCGCCACCTGGCTGGGGGTGACCTCGGCGGCCGAGGCGCTGGCCCTGCGCGGCGCGGGCATCACCGCGCCCACGTTGAGCTGGCTGCACCGCCCGAACGACGATTTCGACACGTTGATCAGCGCGGGCGTCGACGTCGGTGTCTCGACGACCACGCACCTGCACGCCGTGGCCGACGCGGCCCTGCGCCTCGGCGTGCCCGCGACGGTGCAGCTCAAGGCCGACACCGGCCTGACCCGCAACGGCGCCGGCCGCGACGACTGGCCCGACCTCGTCACCTGGGCCCGAAAGTACGAGGTGGAGGGCGGGGTACGCGTGCGCGGCGTGTGGTCGCACCTGGCCGACGCGGACGTGCCCGGCACCCCGGGGCTGGCCCGTCAGGTGCGGACGTTCTCCGAGGCGCTGCGCCTCGCCCGGGGCGCCGGCCTCGACCCCGACCTCGTGCACCTGGCCAACTCGGCGGCGGCGCTGTCGGCGCCCCGGACCCGCTTCGACCTCTGCCGGATCGGGCTGGCCCTCTACGGCGTCGACCCGTTCGGCGCGCTCGGTCGTGGCGCGTTCGGGCTGCGCGCTGCCCTGACGCTGCGGACGACAGTGGTGAACGTGAAGCGGGTGGCCGCCGGCACGGGCGTCTCCTACGGGCCGGAGTACGTGACCGCCGCGCCGACGACGCTGGCGCTGCTGCCGCTCGGTTACGCCGACGGGCTGCCCCGGGCCACCGAGGGTCGCGCGCAGGTGTGGCTCGGCGGCCGGCGCTGCCCGGTCGTCGGGCGCATAGCCATGGACCAGTGCGTGGTCGATGCGGGTGACCTGCCGGTGGCCATCGGCGATCCGGTCGTCGTGCTCGGCCCCGCCCGCGACGACACCACAGCGACCGTCGGCCCGCCGACAGTCGCCGAGTGGGCGAGCTGGGCCGGCACCAACCCGCACGAGATCTTGACCGGCATCGGGGCCCGAGTGGGCCGCGACCATCTCCAGGAAAGGGCGGACGTCGCATGA